In one Mucilaginibacter ginsenosidivorax genomic region, the following are encoded:
- a CDS encoding DUF4099 domain-containing protein: MNLVNYHDGDLPIKDLETIGLAAGGQLLLNVDDLKALLSGRRTGLMELHDLEAENIKIKSLNAKISLMPNKMGKLDLLIHPIYHRAITPDFLDENEAQQLQKGEVASILKITTDKKGNKKEMLIEYDAETREYIVSDTEKILVPDMVNNEFLTPAQKENYRKGKEVEIADGTRFNYSGVDHHGIRSNKLALVASVLIDGGLSYMVYKGLNALFNKKHDPKVAEKLSPGYYSSIKDVEDQRPSNPNEVSRSYTRSGRSR; encoded by the coding sequence ATGAACCTGGTTAATTATCATGATGGTGATCTCCCGATCAAGGATCTGGAGACCATCGGGCTGGCGGCAGGGGGTCAGCTCCTGTTAAATGTAGACGATTTAAAGGCCTTGCTTTCAGGTCGCCGTACCGGTTTAATGGAATTGCACGATCTTGAAGCAGAGAATATCAAGATCAAATCCCTCAATGCTAAGATCTCCCTTATGCCTAATAAAATGGGTAAACTTGATCTGCTCATTCATCCCATTTACCACAGAGCGATCACACCCGATTTCCTGGATGAAAACGAAGCGCAACAACTGCAGAAAGGGGAAGTAGCAAGCATTCTCAAAATCACAACCGATAAAAAGGGTAATAAAAAGGAGATGTTGATCGAATATGATGCCGAAACAAGAGAATATATCGTTTCTGACACCGAAAAGATCCTCGTACCGGATATGGTTAATAATGAGTTTTTGACGCCTGCTCAAAAAGAGAATTACCGCAAAGGCAAGGAAGTAGAAATTGCCGACGGTACCAGGTTTAATTATTCAGGTGTTGACCATCACGGCATCCGCTCTAATAAACTGGCGTTGGTGGCATCTGTCCTGATCGATGGCGGCTTATCCTATATGGTTTACAAAGGATTGAATGCTTTATTTAACAAAAAACACGACCCGAAAGTGGCTGAGAAATTGAGTCCGGGTTATTACAGTTCCATTAAGGACGTCGAAGACCAGCGACCTTCCAATCCAAACGAAGTTTCCCGTTCTTATACCCGAAGCGGGAGATCACGTTGA